In Rhodopirellula bahusiensis, the following proteins share a genomic window:
- the cas8g1 gene encoding type I-G CRISPR-associated protein Cas8g1/Csx17, with translation MSKTEQIQIHSLTGCRPTPLAHYLKALGILRLVSEQADPSARGWWKNDVFHLATTLRRHELETFFNNKYAPTPMTAAWLPRSGYSKGSNHKKTRQFLEPLIESTCSRFESFRMVASLMEDISHTDGFSIDDPASLRNMACILKARANGPRAFQEWCDTSIVFATEKQSYPAILGTGGSEGSGSYMANFYVALNATIIEKLEGVENSLWQHTSPSLNSPLSLYLNRSNFNAGHFDSQIKQQCPWTYILAVEGTLLFKANATRRLSPELSSPVSGTNASMAAPFAVGNSCVGYGSSSQRDSKTKQSGSLAGGRGEQWFPIWNQPATLDELKAFFAKGRMTVGRERAKYATDAARAISRAGIEKGVEAFERYGYLQRNGDNHIAVPLGRFAVRSPKNQNLLDEAAPWIDRLRRITTDKNAPTSLLRAFRKCEDAIFRCVRNPIGNSFLHLLIAMAEAEDQLISSPKFAAEKNAWPIPWLTGPWMEEIEQSEQSHEFRLARSLARQTTPYSKGTQQTPIREHWVPLSGSYFAKGESGLTNGPQQCATGMDLSRATIEVMKRRLLMMHNSQLANVPLVLDREADACSLADIKAFVERRVDQKKILSTARALMALQFRSTHDKNSGSQPESNSLAGLATYGLCRLAFSNRPIFVPQQDDVDVKVSPTVFVRLANGDSPRAADLAIRLLSNAGLRPKVQLAVTSPTVSKRIAASMIFGLSRSSMTRIAMELTAPQMDPSTEQEMKESYFDPV, from the coding sequence ATGTCTAAAACCGAACAAATTCAGATCCATTCGCTGACCGGATGTCGCCCCACGCCACTCGCTCACTACTTGAAGGCTTTGGGAATCCTGCGACTTGTTTCCGAACAAGCCGATCCGTCAGCACGAGGTTGGTGGAAGAATGACGTCTTCCACCTGGCAACAACCCTGCGCAGGCACGAACTAGAAACATTTTTCAACAACAAATATGCACCAACGCCAATGACAGCGGCATGGCTGCCCCGCTCTGGATACTCAAAGGGAAGCAACCACAAAAAAACGAGACAATTCCTTGAACCGTTAATCGAATCAACTTGCTCACGCTTCGAGTCATTTCGCATGGTCGCCTCGCTAATGGAGGACATCTCACACACGGATGGGTTTTCAATTGACGACCCTGCCTCGCTGAGAAACATGGCTTGCATATTGAAAGCTCGTGCAAATGGACCGAGAGCATTTCAGGAATGGTGTGACACAAGTATTGTCTTCGCAACAGAGAAACAATCCTACCCGGCTATCCTGGGAACAGGCGGGAGCGAAGGAAGTGGTAGCTATATGGCCAACTTTTATGTCGCACTGAATGCAACAATCATTGAAAAGCTCGAAGGCGTTGAAAATTCTCTATGGCAACACACAAGCCCGTCCCTAAACTCTCCCCTTTCTCTCTACCTAAACCGATCCAACTTTAACGCAGGTCATTTCGATTCCCAGATCAAGCAACAGTGTCCTTGGACCTATATTTTAGCAGTCGAAGGCACACTACTTTTTAAAGCAAACGCAACACGTCGTTTGAGCCCCGAACTCTCATCGCCAGTCAGCGGAACGAATGCGTCAATGGCAGCCCCATTTGCTGTCGGCAATAGTTGCGTAGGCTACGGCAGCAGCTCTCAACGGGACTCAAAAACCAAACAATCCGGAAGCCTTGCAGGAGGACGAGGAGAACAATGGTTCCCAATTTGGAATCAACCGGCAACTCTTGATGAACTAAAAGCGTTCTTCGCGAAGGGGCGTATGACAGTAGGCCGCGAACGCGCGAAATACGCTACGGATGCCGCAAGAGCAATCAGCCGAGCAGGGATCGAAAAGGGCGTCGAGGCATTCGAACGATACGGCTACCTTCAAAGAAATGGTGACAATCACATCGCTGTTCCTCTAGGACGCTTCGCCGTTCGCTCGCCGAAAAACCAAAATCTACTCGACGAGGCTGCTCCCTGGATTGATCGCCTCAGAAGAATTACCACGGACAAGAATGCACCCACTTCATTGCTTCGAGCGTTCCGCAAGTGCGAAGACGCGATCTTCCGCTGCGTTCGAAATCCGATCGGCAATTCATTCCTGCATTTGCTGATCGCGATGGCCGAGGCAGAAGACCAGCTCATATCCAGCCCTAAGTTCGCCGCCGAAAAGAACGCATGGCCAATTCCTTGGCTCACAGGGCCTTGGATGGAAGAGATTGAACAGTCCGAACAATCACATGAGTTCCGTCTCGCTCGTTCGCTGGCACGGCAAACCACGCCCTACTCGAAGGGAACACAACAAACGCCCATTCGCGAGCATTGGGTCCCGCTCTCGGGATCGTACTTCGCCAAAGGAGAAAGTGGTCTTACCAACGGGCCACAGCAATGCGCGACCGGAATGGACCTTTCTCGTGCCACGATAGAAGTGATGAAACGCCGCCTCTTGATGATGCATAACTCTCAACTCGCGAATGTCCCGCTTGTCTTGGATCGCGAGGCAGACGCATGTTCGCTAGCCGACATCAAGGCATTCGTTGAACGACGCGTTGATCAGAAAAAGATCTTGTCCACTGCTCGCGCTCTCATGGCACTGCAATTTCGTTCGACACACGACAAAAATAGCGGATCACAACCGGAATCAAATTCATTAGCGGGGCTCGCAACCTACGGCCTTTGTCGGCTTGCGTTTTCCAATCGCCCAATCTTCGTTCCTCAACAAGATGACGTTGACGTCAAAGTGTCTCCGACTGTCTTTGTGCGACTCGCAAACGGCGACTCGCCTCGGGCCGCCGACCTTGCAATCCGCCTCCTATCCAATGCCGGATTGCGTCCCAAGGTGCAACTCGCTGTCACCTCCCCCACAGTCTCCAAGCGGATTGCCGCGTCAATGATCTTTGGTTTGTCCAGAAGCAGCATGACTCGTATCGCCATGGAACTGACCGCCCCACAAATGGACCCAAGTACGGAGCAGGAAATGAAAGAATCCTATTTCGACCCTGTTTAA
- the cas3g gene encoding type I-G CRISPR-associated helicase/endonuclease Cas3g, protein MTDQTQSYKEFFLRVTKDFSPHPWQKELAGNPDCGNRLIRIPTGMGKTLGVLTTWLYHRIEQGNQDWPTRLVWCLPMRTLVDQTAREAKLLLESLGMEQHVDVRVLMGGVSEKRWYQSPEKPQILIGTQDMLLSRALNRGYAMGRAAWPRAFGLIHTDTLWVMDEVQLMDVGLTTSAQIQAFWEDYESLLGKPRVTWWMSATLQPEWLHSVETASMLPQLSDNMLTVRREDRFGSQWAAKKPIERFVAAPKDWAQKVIETHSSHTADPQTGRQTLVVLNTVRKARDLFGELEKHYKSDEQRPDLRLVHSRFREADRESWADEFLSRSTLSPDTNRILVATQVVEAGVDISASCLFTELAPWPSLVQRFGRAARYGGNASVIVLDSEDNKKTQPYTPEQLTAAREAVEQISDVSIGSLEDYESKLSPEDLKKLYPFTPLHVLLNEEFNELFDTSIDLSGFDMDVSRFIRQADDSTDVHVFWRDWEGETPDPELQPHRSELCRVSIRDAKDWLSKVTKRKEAVWKWDYLDGSWIKTKADDLSPSSVFLVAPQTGGYSKTKGFTGAPPSKKEPTESVPLQQKPALDDESKSDLADESEATSQVDTWKTIATHCWEAAQVADELCERNDIPANYKRLINLCLRLHDWGKAHPSFANGTYRCEPSRADLAKAPDKAWRKGNAIYNTLSHGPRRGFRHELASCLAVLELLRRIDPTHDALLGRYEVFLSELGEEPETQPGIHETNSVAAELQQLSEQDFNLLLYLIASHHGKVRMSLQASPKDQDFPLDNAQFQGEGMPIRGLRSGDELPPTLVTDADGNDALMPDITFDLSPATLGLSTRYGESWAERTLKLVKSINPFTLGYLEAIVRAADCRASDDSAAPGNLPDKRLVDQPLSIPEHEGTNEEASTKEELQHV, encoded by the coding sequence ATGACCGACCAAACGCAAAGCTACAAAGAGTTTTTCCTCCGCGTCACGAAAGACTTTTCACCTCATCCTTGGCAAAAAGAACTCGCTGGGAACCCCGACTGCGGGAACCGGCTGATTCGCATCCCCACAGGAATGGGCAAGACCCTTGGCGTTCTCACAACCTGGCTGTACCACCGAATCGAGCAAGGCAATCAAGATTGGCCGACGCGTCTGGTCTGGTGCTTGCCAATGCGAACTCTTGTCGACCAAACAGCCCGCGAAGCCAAGCTACTGCTGGAATCGCTTGGCATGGAACAACACGTCGATGTTCGTGTGTTAATGGGAGGCGTTTCCGAAAAACGCTGGTATCAGTCTCCCGAGAAGCCGCAAATTCTCATCGGCACCCAAGACATGCTGTTGTCGCGCGCACTCAACCGCGGCTATGCGATGGGCCGCGCAGCATGGCCGCGAGCCTTCGGCTTGATCCACACCGACACGCTCTGGGTGATGGACGAAGTTCAGTTGATGGACGTGGGCCTGACAACGAGTGCACAGATCCAGGCGTTTTGGGAAGACTACGAGTCGCTGCTTGGAAAACCACGCGTGACGTGGTGGATGAGCGCCACGCTACAACCCGAATGGTTGCACTCCGTCGAAACCGCATCGATGCTTCCGCAACTCTCCGACAACATGCTGACGGTACGAAGGGAAGATCGTTTTGGCTCACAGTGGGCGGCAAAAAAGCCCATTGAACGTTTCGTGGCGGCTCCCAAGGATTGGGCTCAAAAGGTCATCGAGACTCACTCGTCCCACACAGCGGATCCCCAAACAGGGCGTCAAACGCTTGTCGTCCTGAACACCGTTCGCAAGGCACGCGACCTGTTTGGCGAGCTTGAGAAACACTACAAATCCGATGAACAAAGACCAGACCTTCGATTGGTTCACAGCCGTTTCCGTGAAGCTGATCGAGAATCATGGGCAGATGAATTCCTTTCGAGATCCACACTGAGTCCTGACACCAATCGGATCCTTGTCGCAACGCAAGTCGTGGAAGCCGGAGTCGACATTTCCGCCAGTTGTCTCTTCACTGAGTTAGCTCCTTGGCCAAGCTTGGTGCAACGGTTTGGGCGGGCAGCTCGGTACGGGGGCAACGCCAGCGTGATAGTGTTGGATAGCGAGGACAACAAAAAAACGCAGCCGTATACTCCCGAGCAATTGACAGCAGCCCGTGAAGCCGTTGAGCAAATCTCCGATGTCTCTATCGGCTCGCTGGAAGACTACGAATCGAAGTTGTCGCCTGAAGACCTGAAAAAGCTGTATCCGTTTACCCCACTTCATGTCTTGTTGAACGAAGAGTTCAACGAGCTCTTCGATACCAGCATTGACCTTAGCGGCTTTGACATGGATGTCAGTCGATTCATTCGACAAGCTGACGATTCAACTGACGTGCACGTCTTTTGGCGTGATTGGGAGGGTGAAACCCCTGACCCAGAACTACAACCCCATCGGTCGGAACTGTGTCGAGTTTCCATTCGCGACGCGAAAGATTGGCTGAGCAAAGTAACCAAACGAAAGGAAGCCGTTTGGAAGTGGGACTACTTGGACGGTTCCTGGATCAAAACGAAGGCGGATGATCTCTCACCATCTTCAGTCTTTCTTGTTGCGCCTCAAACTGGCGGCTACAGCAAAACCAAAGGTTTCACCGGAGCTCCACCAAGCAAAAAAGAACCAACGGAATCGGTGCCCCTTCAACAGAAGCCCGCATTGGACGACGAATCCAAAAGCGATCTCGCTGACGAGAGCGAGGCAACATCCCAAGTCGACACCTGGAAAACAATTGCAACGCATTGCTGGGAAGCTGCCCAAGTTGCAGACGAACTGTGTGAAAGAAACGACATTCCCGCCAACTACAAAAGGCTTATCAACCTCTGCTTGCGATTGCACGACTGGGGAAAAGCCCACCCATCATTTGCGAATGGAACGTACCGATGCGAGCCAAGTCGTGCGGACCTCGCCAAAGCGCCCGACAAGGCATGGCGAAAAGGAAACGCCATTTACAACACGCTTTCCCACGGCCCACGACGCGGCTTTCGTCATGAACTCGCATCCTGTTTAGCCGTCCTTGAATTGCTTCGCAGGATTGATCCAACGCATGACGCCCTCTTGGGACGCTACGAAGTGTTTCTCTCAGAATTGGGAGAAGAACCTGAAACGCAACCTGGGATTCACGAAACGAACTCCGTAGCAGCGGAACTTCAACAACTTTCGGAACAGGACTTCAACCTGCTGCTCTATTTGATTGCGTCGCACCACGGCAAAGTACGGATGAGCCTACAAGCATCCCCCAAGGACCAGGACTTCCCTCTCGACAACGCCCAATTCCAAGGCGAAGGAATGCCAATACGCGGTCTACGATCGGGCGACGAACTTCCACCAACACTCGTCACCGATGCAGACGGGAACGATGCATTGATGCCCGATATCACGTTCGACTTGTCGCCGGCCACATTGGGGCTCTCGACACGCTACGGAGAAAGTTGGGCCGAGCGAACGCTGAAGCTCGTCAAGTCGATCAATCCATTCACTCTCGGCTATTTGGAAGCGATCGTGCGAGCAGCCGACTGCCGAGCCTCGGATGATTCAGCAGCCCCCGGCAACCTGCCTGACAAACGATTGGTTGACCAACCACTTTCCATCCCTGAGCACGAAGGCACGAACGAAGAAGCCTCAACCAAGGAGGAATTGCAGCATGTCTAA
- a CDS encoding DEAD/DEAH box helicase codes for MTQTILKPVLKRLQDTGYIQSQSNLRFHILPSVADAVLRSSIHEGTFSELLVTVNTFATHHRFPWRQIYQSEKQKNQRLAFYQGDVESYFELVPDEAIQTRKLGLLTPFDETVYEGLPIELQDAYWPVFGPSLLHTANGSTGMMDHVEAWLKRSSPDDEVAISVGTDLLFAAGRCSTLQPLAELLKKQRPEILGLVCLLQGDRDQAIQQFATAMPAASLGKSSSSTACQTFAGLYYALLLLRQSNPQATATAEKIIQRRIKKLDQDLLLGCDAVLSGCDFLKDPGLIQHIQVSWTDDASRPLATLLSGYVREICSSAENAASALKNLAKVSKLYRTSGLDWLAAEAMTLANELKPNQSTKKTIEKLYNATGTSPMAGQFERTPIWKKQLGALQAFAASYQPASSPAKQTGPATPRESDRLAWLVTIAANGHHLDCRPVHQSYGKKGWSKGRPIALERIYDPSRLTEFDFLKPADRKICGSLRCDTSRDRYGYTEYRYYFETALLVDALVDHPCLFMDDDSRSPIEIEKGQARLVVEQSSEGGATISLSPRPTSRDCHLLVHRESTSKFSIVQFSDAQLKLASMLSDGLTVPDSAVDQLLDAVRPLAPIAPLHSEIEVAAEGAEQVVADNAIHAHLTPYDQGLQIAFFTRPFGDSGGFFVPGQGSRTVVTKIDGQMRSTRRDLEAEIESLRAVQNDCDFLGEQAGADVIDLPTAAEALEALLELESLVEESRLTLHWPKGQSFQIAGSADESDWKIKINGGQDWFAASGQLHVDSKLAIEMKDLLEMASTSTSRFVQLNDGRFVALTEHFRKRLETMAAYTDRRQNEVRFPTIRTTAIAELTGNADLTADQQWKSQIKRIESADRVRPKVPKTLNAELRDYQVDGFKWMSRLAHLGAGACLADDMGLGKTLQCLAVLLNRGKSGPALVVAPTSVAANWVSEIARFAPSLRPILFSEADRETVVKSLGKRDLLICSYGLLANEAQKLQSRRWQTLVLDEAQAIKNAETKRSEAAMGLEADFRIVLTGTPMENHLGELWNLFQFINPGLLGSSESFQERFAIPIERDHRRDVQRQLKQLIAPFILRRTKSQVLDELPPRTEITVPIELGENEAAMYEAIRQKALQNLEDSDDDRPMHIKILAELMRLRRFCCHPDLVDPNAGLEAAKLERFTETVTDLIAGGHKVLVFSQFVGHLQLLRDRLDERKISYQYLDGSTPAKKRKTSVDAFQDGEGDAFLISLKAGGVGLNLTAADYVIHMDPWWNPAVEDQASDRAHRMGQQRPVTVYRFITTGTIEERILQLHESKRDLADSLLEGTESSAKLSAEELMKLIL; via the coding sequence GTGACCCAGACAATCCTCAAACCGGTGCTGAAACGGTTGCAAGACACCGGTTACATTCAGTCCCAATCCAACCTGCGGTTCCACATTCTGCCGTCCGTGGCCGACGCGGTACTGAGATCATCCATCCACGAGGGAACGTTCTCGGAACTGCTGGTCACCGTGAACACATTTGCGACTCACCACCGATTCCCGTGGAGACAAATTTACCAGTCAGAAAAACAGAAGAATCAACGGCTGGCTTTCTATCAAGGCGATGTGGAAAGCTATTTCGAGCTTGTCCCTGATGAGGCGATCCAAACACGAAAACTGGGCCTGCTAACTCCCTTTGACGAAACCGTCTACGAAGGCCTGCCTATCGAACTTCAAGACGCCTACTGGCCGGTCTTCGGACCGTCCCTGTTGCACACGGCGAATGGCTCGACGGGGATGATGGATCATGTCGAAGCTTGGTTGAAACGTTCTTCTCCCGACGACGAAGTCGCCATTTCCGTGGGCACCGATTTATTGTTTGCAGCAGGTCGCTGCTCGACGTTGCAACCGTTGGCGGAGCTGCTGAAAAAGCAACGCCCCGAAATTCTCGGGCTGGTCTGCCTTCTGCAAGGTGACCGAGATCAAGCGATCCAACAATTTGCCACCGCAATGCCAGCTGCATCGCTTGGAAAAAGCTCGTCCTCGACGGCATGCCAAACCTTCGCCGGACTGTATTACGCGCTGCTATTGCTCCGGCAGTCCAATCCTCAGGCGACCGCGACGGCCGAAAAAATCATCCAGCGACGCATCAAGAAATTGGATCAGGATCTGCTGCTTGGATGTGACGCCGTATTGAGCGGCTGCGACTTCTTAAAAGACCCAGGACTGATCCAACACATCCAAGTCAGTTGGACCGATGATGCATCTCGCCCCTTGGCAACGTTGCTCAGCGGCTATGTGCGTGAAATTTGTTCCAGCGCCGAAAATGCAGCCAGTGCACTGAAAAACCTTGCCAAAGTCAGCAAGTTGTATCGCACCTCGGGACTGGATTGGCTGGCTGCCGAAGCGATGACCCTCGCCAACGAGCTCAAACCAAATCAGTCGACGAAGAAAACGATCGAGAAACTGTACAACGCCACCGGCACATCACCGATGGCCGGCCAGTTCGAGCGAACACCCATCTGGAAAAAGCAGCTCGGCGCCTTGCAAGCTTTTGCGGCGAGTTACCAGCCCGCGTCTTCCCCCGCGAAGCAGACGGGCCCCGCAACGCCGCGAGAGAGCGACCGCCTGGCATGGTTGGTGACCATTGCTGCCAATGGCCACCACCTCGATTGTCGGCCAGTTCACCAAAGCTATGGCAAAAAGGGCTGGTCCAAAGGTCGCCCGATTGCTTTGGAGCGAATCTATGACCCGAGTCGACTCACCGAGTTCGATTTCTTGAAGCCAGCGGACCGAAAGATTTGCGGCTCGCTCCGTTGCGACACTTCACGTGACCGCTACGGGTACACCGAATATCGCTACTACTTTGAAACCGCATTGTTGGTCGATGCCCTGGTCGATCACCCCTGTCTGTTCATGGACGACGACTCCCGATCGCCAATTGAAATTGAAAAGGGTCAGGCTCGTTTGGTGGTCGAGCAATCCTCCGAGGGTGGCGCAACGATTTCCTTGTCACCTCGACCAACATCCCGTGACTGTCATTTGCTGGTCCATCGCGAAAGCACGTCGAAGTTTTCGATTGTTCAGTTCAGCGACGCGCAGTTGAAACTGGCATCCATGTTGTCCGACGGTTTAACGGTGCCCGATTCCGCCGTCGATCAGCTGCTCGACGCGGTGCGGCCACTGGCGCCGATCGCGCCGTTGCATTCGGAGATCGAAGTCGCTGCCGAGGGTGCGGAACAAGTCGTCGCCGACAACGCCATCCACGCTCACTTGACACCTTACGATCAAGGTCTGCAAATCGCGTTCTTCACTCGCCCCTTTGGCGACAGTGGCGGTTTCTTCGTTCCGGGTCAAGGCAGTCGAACGGTTGTCACCAAGATTGACGGTCAGATGCGATCAACTCGCCGGGATCTGGAGGCGGAAATAGAAAGCCTTCGCGCGGTGCAAAACGATTGTGACTTTTTGGGTGAGCAAGCCGGTGCCGATGTCATCGATCTGCCCACCGCAGCGGAGGCTCTCGAAGCACTGCTGGAGCTGGAATCGCTGGTCGAAGAATCACGTTTGACATTGCACTGGCCCAAGGGGCAATCCTTTCAGATCGCTGGGTCCGCGGATGAGTCGGACTGGAAGATCAAGATCAATGGGGGCCAAGACTGGTTCGCCGCTTCGGGGCAGCTGCATGTCGATAGCAAATTGGCCATCGAGATGAAGGACCTGCTGGAGATGGCTAGCACCAGCACGTCCCGATTTGTGCAGCTCAACGATGGGCGATTTGTGGCGCTGACCGAACACTTTCGCAAGCGGCTGGAAACGATGGCCGCGTACACGGATCGCCGCCAAAACGAAGTGCGGTTTCCCACCATTCGCACCACCGCGATCGCCGAACTGACTGGCAACGCGGACCTGACCGCCGACCAACAATGGAAATCCCAGATCAAGCGAATCGAATCGGCCGACCGAGTCCGGCCGAAAGTGCCCAAAACGCTGAACGCCGAACTACGTGATTACCAAGTTGACGGTTTCAAATGGATGTCCCGTTTGGCTCACCTGGGCGCGGGTGCCTGCCTGGCCGATGACATGGGATTGGGGAAAACGCTGCAGTGCCTCGCGGTCCTACTCAACCGCGGCAAGTCAGGTCCGGCATTGGTGGTCGCGCCGACTTCGGTGGCCGCCAACTGGGTTTCCGAAATCGCACGCTTTGCCCCGTCGCTTCGTCCGATCCTATTCAGCGAAGCGGATCGCGAAACGGTTGTTAAGTCCTTGGGAAAACGAGACCTGCTGATTTGCAGCTACGGTTTGCTGGCCAACGAAGCCCAGAAATTACAATCCCGACGTTGGCAGACGCTGGTTCTCGATGAAGCCCAAGCGATCAAGAACGCCGAGACCAAACGCAGCGAAGCGGCAATGGGACTCGAAGCGGATTTCCGAATCGTGCTCACCGGCACGCCCATGGAAAACCATTTGGGTGAACTGTGGAACCTGTTTCAATTCATCAACCCAGGACTACTCGGTTCCTCGGAGTCGTTTCAAGAACGCTTTGCCATTCCGATTGAACGCGATCATCGCCGCGACGTTCAACGCCAACTCAAGCAATTGATCGCACCGTTCATTCTGCGACGGACGAAGTCACAAGTTTTGGATGAACTGCCACCGCGAACCGAAATCACCGTGCCGATCGAATTGGGTGAAAACGAAGCCGCGATGTACGAAGCCATTCGTCAAAAGGCACTCCAAAACTTGGAGGACAGTGACGACGACCGACCCATGCACATCAAGATCCTGGCGGAATTGATGCGTCTGCGCCGGTTCTGTTGCCATCCCGATTTAGTCGACCCCAATGCTGGTTTGGAAGCGGCAAAACTGGAACGCTTTACCGAAACAGTGACGGATCTGATCGCGGGCGGTCACAAGGTGTTGGTGTTCAGCCAGTTCGTCGGCCACCTGCAACTTTTGCGAGACCGGCTCGATGAGCGAAAAATTTCATATCAGTACCTGGACGGCAGCACGCCGGCGAAGAAACGCAAGACCAGCGTGGATGCCTTCCAGGACGGCGAAGGCGACGCGTTCTTGATCAGCTTGAAAGCCGGAGGCGTGGGGCTGAACCTGACGGCAGCCGACTATGTGATCCACATGGACCCCTGGTGGAATCCCGCCGTGGAAGACCAAGCGTCCGACCGCGCCCATCGCATGGGACAACAGCGGCCCGTCACGGTGTACCGATTCATCACCACAGGGACCATTGAAGAACGAATCCTGCAACTCCACGAAAGCAAACGCGACCTCGCCGACAGCCTGCTCGAAGGCACTGAATCATCCGCCAAACTCTCCGCCGAAGAACTCATGAAGTTGATTCTGTAG